Proteins from one methanogenic archaeon mixed culture ISO4-G1 genomic window:
- a CDS encoding thermosome subunit: protein MYGSGNQPVIVLKEGTQRSKDKEAQFNNIAAAKAVADAVRSTLGPKGMDKMLVNTIGDVVITNDGVTILKEIDVQHPAAKMVVEVAKTQDSECGDGTTTSVVLAGELLKQSEELIDANVHPTVITNGYKMAAAKAVEILDKIAVDAKNDKILKQVAATALTGKSVGDEESLLADLVVKAAKAVADKGIVDPKNIRLQKKVGGTIADTEIVEGIVVDKEKIHTRMPSKVENAKIALFSCGLEVKKTEFDASIQITDPSMMSSFLSEEENSMKAMVEAIKKAGANVVYCSKGVDELVQHYLAKAGILAYRRCKSSDLDAISLATGATICANVMDITSKDLGTAGAVEEKKVAEDGMSFITGCKNAKAVTIFIRGGTEHVLEEVERALTDAIRSVGVAIEDGKVVAGAGAPEIELELALMDYASSVGGREQLAIEKFAKALEIIPWTLAENAGIDPIDSIIKLKNAHETKGAKAKYYGLDLDTGEAVDMLSRNVIEPLRVKSQAINSAEEVSNMILRIDDVIASRKAPPTPAGGAGGPGGMPPGMPQM, encoded by the coding sequence ATGTATGGTTCTGGAAATCAGCCTGTCATCGTACTCAAAGAGGGTACTCAGAGAAGCAAGGACAAAGAAGCCCAGTTCAACAACATCGCAGCCGCGAAGGCGGTCGCTGATGCAGTAAGGTCCACACTCGGACCCAAGGGAATGGACAAGATGCTCGTCAACACGATCGGCGACGTCGTCATCACGAACGACGGAGTCACCATCCTGAAGGAGATCGACGTCCAGCACCCCGCAGCCAAGATGGTCGTCGAGGTCGCCAAGACACAGGACTCCGAGTGCGGAGACGGAACAACGACATCCGTCGTCCTGGCAGGAGAACTGCTCAAGCAGTCCGAGGAGCTCATCGACGCTAACGTCCACCCCACGGTCATCACCAACGGATACAAGATGGCTGCCGCGAAGGCGGTCGAGATCCTCGACAAGATCGCAGTCGACGCGAAGAACGACAAGATACTCAAACAGGTCGCCGCAACAGCGCTGACTGGAAAGTCCGTCGGTGACGAGGAATCCCTTCTGGCAGACCTCGTCGTCAAGGCCGCGAAGGCTGTCGCGGACAAGGGAATCGTTGACCCCAAGAACATCCGCCTCCAGAAGAAGGTCGGCGGAACGATCGCGGACACCGAGATCGTCGAGGGAATAGTCGTCGACAAGGAGAAGATACACACAAGGATGCCCTCCAAGGTCGAGAATGCGAAGATCGCACTGTTCTCATGCGGACTCGAGGTCAAGAAGACCGAATTCGACGCATCCATCCAGATCACCGACCCCTCCATGATGTCCTCGTTCCTTTCAGAGGAGGAGAACTCCATGAAGGCCATGGTCGAGGCCATCAAGAAGGCCGGAGCCAACGTCGTCTACTGCTCCAAGGGAGTCGATGAGCTCGTCCAGCACTACCTCGCAAAGGCAGGAATCCTCGCATACAGGAGATGCAAGTCCTCCGATCTTGACGCGATCTCGCTGGCTACCGGTGCTACGATCTGCGCCAACGTCATGGACATCACCAGCAAGGATCTCGGAACCGCAGGCGCGGTCGAGGAGAAGAAGGTCGCAGAGGACGGAATGTCCTTCATCACCGGATGCAAGAACGCCAAGGCGGTCACAATCTTCATCCGCGGCGGAACCGAGCATGTTCTCGAGGAAGTCGAGAGGGCACTCACGGACGCCATCCGCTCCGTCGGAGTGGCTATCGAGGACGGAAAGGTCGTCGCAGGAGCAGGAGCACCCGAGATCGAGCTTGAGCTCGCACTCATGGACTACGCATCCTCCGTCGGCGGCAGAGAGCAGCTCGCCATCGAGAAGTTCGCAAAGGCCCTGGAGATCATCCCCTGGACCCTCGCCGAGAACGCCGGAATCGACCCCATCGACAGCATCATCAAGCTGAAGAACGCCCACGAGACCAAGGGTGCGAAAGCCAAGTACTACGGACTCGACCTCGACACCGGAGAGGCGGTCGACATGCTGTCCCGCAACGTCATCGAGCCCCTCAGGGTCAAGTCCCAGGCCATCAACTCCGCTGAGGAAGTGTCCAACATGATCCTCAGGATCGACGATGTCATCGCGTCGCGCAAGGCACCTCCCACGCCCGCGGGAGGAGCAGGCGGACCCGGCGGAATGCCTCCGGGAATGCCCCAGATGTGA